A segment of the Fibrobacter succinogenes subsp. succinogenes S85 genome:
AACGTGTTCTTCTCTGAAAAAGACCTGGAACGCCTGAAGCTCATTTCTGTTTATTCCGCAAAGACGATTGAGTCTGCAATTCGCGCCCAGAAGTTGGAATGTTATGCGAAACAGCTGGAACGCAAGGCTAAGGAACTCAAGTCTGCGCATATGGAACTTATCCGCATTCTGGGCGAAGTCTCTGAATTCCGCAGCCAGGAAGTGGGCGACCATATCCATCGCGTTGCTGAGATTTCTTTGAAGCTCGCCAAGTACCTTGGTCTCCCGGCAGACCAGCAGGAACTGATTTACTATGCGGCTCCGCTGCATGACCTTGGAAAGGTCGGCATTGCGGACATGATTTTGAACAAGGCGGGCAAGCTCACTCCTGAAGAGTTCAGCATCATGAAGAGACATTCCGTTATCGGGCGCACGCTGCTTCGCGATTCCAAGACGGACTTGCTCTGCATGGCGTCGGACATTGCTAGCGCCCACCATGAACGTTGGGATGGTACGGGCTACCCGGACAAGCTCAAAGGCGAGGAAATCCCGCTCGCGGCACGCATCTGCGCTGTGGCCGACGTGCTGGATGCGCTTTCGAGTCCGCGCTGCTACAAGCCCGCTTGGCCAGAAGATCGCGTCAAGGAAGAGATGAAAAAGTCTAGCGGTTCGCACTTCCAGCCGGAGCTCGTTGATATCCTCATGGCGCATTGGGACGAATTTTACTCTTGCTATAAGCCCGATGGCGAGTTCGTCAAGAAGAACCTCCTGCCACCTGTGAAATAAATCACATCGTCTTTTTTGCTATGCCCGCCGTTGCGCGGGCGTTATTTTTTATTTGCAGAAGGGGGGGGGCTGAGAATAAATCCGGGGAGACCGCTTAAAATTGCCGAAAATAAAGAAAAAACCTCGGTTTTCACCGAGGTTTCTTCGTGGTTCCGATTGGAATTGAACCAACGACACGCGGATTTTCAGTCCACTGCTCTACCAACTGAGCTACAGAACCATTTTGGTGACCCAATTATACATATTTATTTTCACCTTGTCAAGGGTAAAGAGAATATTACTGTTATTTTTTTGAAAAAACTACTAAATTTAGTGTTGTTGGATGGATTATTGAGGTGTCCCATGGAAAAACTATGGGAAATGTGTTCTTTATTTTAGGTGGTCGCCGTGATTCGCTCAAAAAAATGGATTAGAGAGATTCTTTCTCTGGCTGCGGTTTTAGGTACAGCATTTGTGGTAGGCTGTGCTGATGATAATGAAAATGGCTCGTTCAATGGGCCGAGTTCTCCGGATTGTACTGCACTTAATAATTGTGGTGCCTCTGTTCCGGGTTCTTCTGCTGGCACCAGCGTTCCGTACTCTTCAAGTATGGAAATCATCCAAATCGTAACTAGCAGTAACGATACCATTGCGGAGACGACCTGGGTTCAATTGCCGCCTGATACCACCGTTCATTGGGTGGGTCAGTCTGCATTGCGTATAACTGAAATTACCCCGCTTAACTTGGATTTCCTGGACGAAAATGGCAACGATCCGTCCTGGGTGGAAATCTACAACTCTAGCGACCAGGATGTAGATTTGGCGGGCTATACGCTTGTCGAAAATTTGAAGAACTTGCGCAAGTGGG
Coding sequences within it:
- a CDS encoding HD-GYP domain-containing protein, giving the protein MSYQGKSTDLGDGEVAALLFEYMPKIAAEHETDSLLVLMADLGRQIVQADRCSLWLIDEEKNELWTKVAHGVSELRIPLSAGFVGYSLKTGEPVLVDDAYRDARFDRRSDIKNGYHTTSVMTMPLESDGRVMGVFQAINKVGENVFFSEKDLERLKLISVYSAKTIESAIRAQKLECYAKQLERKAKELKSAHMELIRILGEVSEFRSQEVGDHIHRVAEISLKLAKYLGLPADQQELIYYAAPLHDLGKVGIADMILNKAGKLTPEEFSIMKRHSVIGRTLLRDSKTDLLCMASDIASAHHERWDGTGYPDKLKGEEIPLAARICAVADVLDALSSPRCYKPAWPEDRVKEEMKKSSGSHFQPELVDILMAHWDEFYSCYKPDGEFVKKNLLPPVK